The following are encoded in a window of Thermococcus sp. CX2 genomic DNA:
- a CDS encoding TMEM165/GDT1 family protein translates to MDGILAVFIAIFLAELGDKTQLATIAFASKYGWKTAFIGAILGLAAVNLIGAFLGDKLGDVLPLDVVHKVAGGLFILFGVLMILGKL, encoded by the coding sequence GCAATTTTTCTTGCTGAACTGGGCGACAAGACTCAGCTTGCCACCATAGCTTTTGCCTCCAAGTACGGCTGGAAGACGGCCTTCATCGGTGCAATTCTCGGTCTCGCGGCAGTCAACCTCATCGGGGCCTTTCTGGGCGACAAACTCGGAGATGTTCTCCCCCTCGACGTTGTCCACAAGGTAGCAGGAGGGCTTTTCATTCTTTTCGGTGTGCTGATGATACTTGGAAAGCTGTAG